TCCAGCAACCATAAAAGGTGTAATTCCAGCTGCCAAAAATTACAACGCAAGACTTCTTGAATAGTTTGTATTCATATATTGTGAGAGTaacactaataataataataatttaaaaaaaaaaaaaaaaatcttttcccCAGACATCACTCATCAGACAGACAGAGAGTGAACACCCGAACAAGCCAAGATAATTAAACATGGTCAAGGTCGAGTACCTAAAGCACCAACAACAATTTGCCATGTGACCACAGCCCGGGCAGGGTCAGAAGTGAAACTGGAAACCTCGGCCAGGGCGGATATTCTTGGCtttgatttcttgattttgagaGATTCATAACTTGTAGTAATACTACTACTAGTAGTGTTCCCACTGGGAGCCAGAGATATTGGATGGGAAAGTGTTGTGGTGGGGAATCTGGTTCTGGTGGTGGGTTGATTTGAGCTTCGTATAAAGCCGCCGCTAACGACTGCATACCCCATCTTCGCTTTTGATTAAGAGCAGGGCCAGGGCCAGGAAGTCGGCCGGGAAACTAGAAAGCTTTTAACTTGTTCCGTTCGTTGATGAGTCGCAACATTTTTGGCCATGGCATTTTCGGTTTAGTATTTATTAGAGCCACAGAGTAGGAGCCGCTGATACTTCTCCACGTCCACTTGGACCTCCACTTCGCGCCAAACCCAGATATAAGTAGGTCATATCATACTTCTCCACgtcccccttttttcttttttcttttccttttcttgcccTAGGCCCCTAGCCATGAATTTCTTCCGCTCATCAAATTTTCATTAGGCTCCAGATGTTTTGGTTTGCCGGAGAGCAAGACGGATCATGGAGTCAGCTTGGTTGATGACAGAATGCTGGACGGCAGTTGTCTTCTTGTTCTACTATAGTTGAATTAGCCGTCTATTCAATCATGGAAGCGCATTTTAGCGTCATGAATCCAATGATTGTTTTAGCACAGAGTATTGCTTTTGCCAAAAGACGTGAAAAAGGCCAATGCAGCAGCGGAGCAATATGGTTGCCGCGGTCAACAATGGAGGGGCAAAAAGCATCCAACATCCATCAAGTATATTAAGCTAGGACAAACAAGTAAATAAAGCTGATTAAAGTAGCTGTACAAAACTTAAAAGAACCTCTGAAACCAAGCGGTTTAAATCAAGAACTGTCCAGATAAACTGCAGCAGAGCACAAACAATCTATGGCAGCTTGCTTCTACTTCCGGACCAACCGCGGTATATCTAGGTTAACTCAGTCTGGGCTTCAGAATTCCCCAGGGGATACTTCAGAATTTGCACACATAAAAGTTTTAACTACAAAGATTTCTTAAAACAAACCAAAAGCAAAATTAAGAGGAAGTTGCACATAGAATTCTAGCAGCGTCCTTAAGAAGAGTACCATTTTCAGCTTCAACTACCCGCGAGTAGCATTCTAACCCATCCTCGTAACTGTAATTTTGCTCAGTACTTGCACCACCAGAAAGGACTTCATGATCCTTGACAGACATCCACCCACTCGACTTCTGGCTGTTTTGCAAAGTGCTTTTAGCACCCCCCACAGTCTTCTTCTCCTTCACCGAATTTTTCACTCTAGCGATCATCGAATAAGTATTATTTCCCCCAGGAAGTGTTTCAGTGGTAATTTTTAGCGGATAAGTTCTTTTAGTCTTTGTATGGAGAATCCTGTGACCGGTACCAGATTCAATCCTCACTTCAATCTTGTCCTTCACTTTCTGCTTAACCAATTTCCGAGTGCCATTGTTATAAAACTTTATAGAGTTCTTGAACTTCAACTTTTGCGAAACTGAGGTAGTAAAATTGCCAGCAGTTGAGCTCACCCAGCCACAAATCTTAGTCTCCCTCTCTGCCTCGATTTGAAACTTTCCATCAAGCCCAGCAAACTTCAATTCACGCTCTAAAGAAAACTCGGGAGAACtaaaagcaattccagccagaACCTCCTCTGAACCAGCATCCAACCAGAGATGCAAATTTGCATCCACAAGCCAAAATGAAATACCATCGGCCACTCGAAGCGAAAAAGAATGCACCTTCCCGTCGAGAAGCAAGCCTAAATAGGGTGTCAACTCTGCATCATATGAAGGAAGATCAAATGCTCCAATGGAAACCACTGGCTCCCAAAATAAGGGATTAATTCCACCAGTGAATATCACCGGAAAAGGTACCACTGATCCAACAAGATTCCCATCAATCATCACCAAAACTTCACGGTAAGCACCGTGGCCTCGCCCCATAGTCACCTTATTCATGTTTGCATATGAATCAGAAGGATTCACATGCTGAGCCTCATCATCATTTGCCACCTTTAAGTATGAATCAGGAGGGTTAGAGTACCAAAACTCGTCATCCCCATGAAATGACACGTAAATTTCAACCACAGCTCTATATGTATTCTGAGGAATTCGAACTCCTCTGGAATGAATATCTGATTCATTCTGAATCCTAAACCAATACCCTTCATCTCCAACCTCTGAAATAGGAATGATCAAATCCGCTGGTTTCTCATATAGTAAATCAAAGGAACCCTTTTCAGAATCCACCAGTGGTTCTAAAGGGTTGTACACAGATTTCAATTTCCTACTACTAGGCCAGTAATTCTCTGAAGGCAAAGCTAACAAAGGCTTAACATTTTTGGCGTTAGCATCATAGTAAAGGAAGGTAACATTAACTTGGTAAACGCCAGTAAAGACTTCATTAACGATGTTTTCAAGCATGACGGAGAGAGTAAGGTTGTTCTGTGATAAAAGAGAAGAATACCTGGTGACGTCCTTCCTAACCGTCCAGAAAATTCCATCAGCTGTGGGCTCAGCCGTGCTGGTGCGGATCAGCTCGGCTCCACCGAGCCAGAGAGCGGCTATGCGGTCGTGTTGCTCCCCTTGACAAGAGGCTTGGATCTCGAGAGTGACGTGAGTCCAGATGCAATTCAGGGGCGGAAAGTAAGGAACGGAGAAGGGGGGAAGGCCGTAAGTGTTGCTGAAATTGTGAGTGAGGATTGGGAGAGTGCATGTTGCGTGGGCGCCGTCGAAGGGAAGTGGCTTGGTGACTTCAAAATATTCTTGCGGTGAGGCAACGTTGCGATCATTTTGATGGAAAGAGCGTTTTGTAAAGTGGGATTGATGGAAGGGTAGCGTTCTGGACTGAAGTGGAATAGTGAGGCACAAGAGGATCAGTGAGAGGAAAAAAGTTTGCATCTTGGCTTTTTGGATTGTCTGGTTTGGATGGTCAAGGAAGAACCGAATAAGTATAGACAG
The DNA window shown above is from Coffea arabica cultivar ET-39 chromosome 5e, Coffea Arabica ET-39 HiFi, whole genome shotgun sequence and carries:
- the LOC113687733 gene encoding peptide-N4-(N-acetyl-beta-glucosaminyl)asparagine amidase A-like isoform X2, which gives rise to MEFSGRLGRTSPEVGDEGYWFRIQNESDIHSRGVRIPQNTYRAVVEIYVSFHGDDEFWYSNPPDSYLKVANDDEAQHVNPSDSYANMNKVTMGRGHGAYREVLVMIDGNLVGSVVPFPVIFTGGINPLFWEPVVSIGAFDLPSYDAELTPYLGLLLDGKVHSFSLRVADGISFWLVDANLHLWLDAGSEEVLAGIAFSSPEFSLERELKFAGLDGKFQIEAERETKICGWVSSTAGNFTTSVSQKLKFKNSIKFYNNGTRKLVKQKVKDKIEVRIESGTGHRILHTKTKRTYPLKITTETLPGGNNTYSMIARVKNSVKEKKTVGGAKSTLQNSQKSSGWMSVKDHEVLSGGASTEQNYSYEDGLECYSRVVEAENGTLLKDAARILCATSS
- the LOC113687733 gene encoding peptide-N4-(N-acetyl-beta-glucosaminyl)asparagine amidase A-like isoform X1, which gives rise to MQTFFLSLILLCLTIPLQSRTLPFHQSHFTKRSFHQNDRNVASPQEYFEVTKPLPFDGAHATCTLPILTHNFSNTYGLPPFSVPYFPPLNCIWTHVTLEIQASCQGEQHDRIAALWLGGAELIRTSTAEPTADGIFWTVRKDVTRYSSLLSQNNLTLSVMLENIVNEVFTGVYQVNVTFLYYDANAKNVKPLLALPSENYWPSSRKLKSVYNPLEPLVDSEKGSFDLLYEKPADLIIPISEVGDEGYWFRIQNESDIHSRGVRIPQNTYRAVVEIYVSFHGDDEFWYSNPPDSYLKVANDDEAQHVNPSDSYANMNKVTMGRGHGAYREVLVMIDGNLVGSVVPFPVIFTGGINPLFWEPVVSIGAFDLPSYDAELTPYLGLLLDGKVHSFSLRVADGISFWLVDANLHLWLDAGSEEVLAGIAFSSPEFSLERELKFAGLDGKFQIEAERETKICGWVSSTAGNFTTSVSQKLKFKNSIKFYNNGTRKLVKQKVKDKIEVRIESGTGHRILHTKTKRTYPLKITTETLPGGNNTYSMIARVKNSVKEKKTVGGAKSTLQNSQKSSGWMSVKDHEVLSGGASTEQNYSYEDGLECYSRVVEAENGTLLKDAARILCATSS